In Phocoena phocoena chromosome 19, mPhoPho1.1, whole genome shotgun sequence, a genomic segment contains:
- the CD7 gene encoding T-cell antigen CD7, whose product MAGLLGLQLLPMLLVLPCNLAAQEVWQSPTYMIALEGDSVNITCSSRGPLLGLYLKQRWPNCNNVIYYENGKEPTVDQRFQGRITFSGLQYNLTISMHHLQLADTGDYACQAITNDEVWGPGTLVVVTEKLPQTVNTCQETQLIHFALPTALAMGFFLVGLGLGAVCVLRRTQIQKLCCAKEKNSVCVVYEDMSHNRCNTMSIPNHYQ is encoded by the exons ATGGCTGGGCTCCTGGGGCTCCAGCTGCTCCCCATGCTCCTCGTGCTCCCCTGCAACCTGGCTGCCCAAG AGGTGTGGCAGTCCCCCACCTACATGATCGCTTTAGAGGGGGACTCTGTCAACATCACCTGCTCCAGCCGGGGGCCCCTGCTTGGCCTCTACCTGAAGCAAAGGTGGCCGAACTGCAACAACGTGATTTACTATGAAAACGGGAAGGAGCCCACCGTGGACCAGCGGTTCCAGGGCCGCATCACCTTCTCAGGGCTGCAGTACAACCTGACCATCAGCATGCACCACCTGCAGCTGGCCGACACCGGTGACTATGCCTGCCAGGCCATCACAAATGACGAGGTCTGGGGCCCTGGGACGTTGGTCGTGGTGACAG AAAAACTGCCCCAAACAGTGAACACGTGCCAGGAGACTCAGCTGATACACTTTGCCCTCCCCACGGCCCTGGCTATGGGCTTCTTCCTCGTCGGACTAGGGCTGGGAGCAGTGTGTGTGCTGAGAAGGACACAG ATCCAGaaactttgctgtgcaaaggaaaAGAACTCGGTGTGCGTGGTCTACGAGGACATGTCCCACAACCGCTGTAACACCATGTCCATCCCCAACCACTACCAGTGA